In Caballeronia insecticola, one DNA window encodes the following:
- a CDS encoding calcium:proton antiporter, which yields MPMKFKLDWTFISPIAALVVLAATAFFPNNVLMVLAAIALAFAVFAAVHHAEVVAHRVGEPFGTLVLAIAVTVIEVALIVSVMLSGGPDKAGLPRDTVFAAIMICSCAIVGLCLLIGGLRHHVQDFQLQGAAAALAMLCALSVLTLVLPNFTSTVVGPALSTSQLIFVGVISLVLYVTFVFVQTVRHRDYFLPFTPAVAAGVIEEDSAPHAPPPSNGEAWGALGFLMLSLISVVGLAKLLSPAVEAGVAAAGAPEAVVGVVIAALVLLPEGLAAVRAARLNRLQTSLNLALGSALASIGLTIPTVAVVSIVIGQPISLGLAPKEIVMLSLTLIVSVITLGTGRSTVLQGVVHLVIFAAFLFLSVVP from the coding sequence ATGCCGATGAAATTCAAGCTGGACTGGACCTTCATATCCCCGATTGCCGCCCTTGTTGTGCTGGCCGCGACCGCGTTCTTTCCGAACAACGTGCTGATGGTGCTCGCCGCCATCGCGCTGGCGTTCGCCGTGTTCGCGGCCGTGCATCATGCGGAAGTGGTCGCGCATCGCGTCGGCGAGCCGTTCGGCACGCTGGTGCTGGCGATTGCGGTCACGGTGATCGAAGTGGCGCTGATCGTCTCGGTGATGCTCTCCGGCGGCCCCGACAAAGCCGGCCTGCCGCGCGACACGGTATTCGCCGCGATCATGATCTGTAGCTGCGCGATCGTCGGCTTGTGTCTGCTGATCGGCGGCTTGCGGCATCACGTGCAGGACTTTCAACTGCAAGGCGCGGCCGCCGCGCTCGCCATGCTCTGCGCGCTTTCGGTGCTGACGCTCGTCTTGCCGAACTTTACGAGCACCGTGGTCGGGCCGGCGCTTTCGACGTCGCAATTGATTTTCGTCGGCGTGATTTCGCTCGTGCTGTACGTCACGTTCGTGTTCGTGCAGACCGTCCGCCATCGGGACTACTTTTTGCCCTTCACGCCGGCAGTCGCCGCGGGCGTGATCGAGGAAGACAGCGCGCCGCATGCGCCGCCGCCGAGCAACGGCGAGGCGTGGGGCGCGCTCGGCTTCCTGATGCTGTCGCTGATTTCGGTGGTCGGGCTCGCCAAGCTGCTGTCGCCGGCGGTCGAGGCGGGCGTGGCGGCCGCGGGCGCGCCCGAAGCCGTGGTCGGCGTCGTGATCGCCGCGCTCGTGCTGCTGCCGGAAGGGCTCGCGGCGGTGCGCGCGGCGCGTCTGAACCGGCTCCAGACGAGCCTGAATCTCGCCCTCGGCTCGGCGCTCGCGAGTATCGGGCTGACGATTCCGACGGTAGCGGTCGTGTCGATCGTGATTGGCCAGCCGATTTCGCTCGGCCTTGCACCCAAGGAAATCGTGATGCTGTCGCTCACGCTGATCGTCTCCGTCATCACGCTCGGCACGGGCCGCTCGACGGTGCTGCAAGGCGTCGTGCATCTCGTCATCTTCGCGGCTTTCCTGTTTCTTTCGGTCGTGCCCTGA
- a CDS encoding SDR family oxidoreductase yields the protein MNQYDFAQRAAVVTGGAQGIGYAVAERLLEGGARVALWDRDEGALAEARTRLGDVQTVLVDLTDRNAVSQATSRTLERFGQIDVLVHSAGIAGANATVADYAPEEWSRVIDVDLNAAFLVNQAIVRTMIARGYGRIVNIASIAGKEGNPNASAYSAAKAGVIALTKSLGKETAGLDIAVNAITPAAARTKIFDQMKQEHIDYMLSKIPRGRFVEVKEIAAMVAWLASSENSFTTGAVFDLSGGRATY from the coding sequence ATGAACCAATATGACTTCGCACAACGCGCGGCTGTGGTGACGGGCGGCGCGCAGGGCATCGGTTACGCGGTGGCGGAGCGCCTGCTCGAAGGCGGCGCGCGCGTGGCGCTGTGGGATCGCGATGAAGGCGCGCTGGCCGAGGCGCGCACGCGTCTGGGCGATGTGCAAACCGTGCTCGTCGATCTGACGGATCGCAATGCGGTCAGCCAAGCCACGTCGCGCACGCTGGAACGCTTCGGGCAAATCGACGTGCTCGTGCATAGCGCGGGCATCGCGGGCGCCAACGCGACGGTCGCCGACTACGCGCCGGAAGAATGGTCGCGCGTGATCGACGTCGATCTGAACGCGGCCTTCCTCGTCAATCAGGCAATCGTCCGGACGATGATCGCGCGCGGCTATGGGCGCATCGTCAATATCGCTTCGATTGCGGGCAAGGAAGGCAACCCGAACGCATCGGCGTACAGCGCGGCGAAGGCGGGCGTGATCGCGCTTACGAAGAGCCTTGGCAAGGAAACGGCCGGGCTCGATATCGCCGTGAACGCCATCACGCCGGCCGCCGCACGCACGAAGATCTTCGATCAGATGAAGCAGGAGCACATCGACTACATGCTGTCGAAGATTCCGCGCGGACGTTTTGTCGAAGTGAAGGAGATTGCGGCGATGGTCGCATGGCTCGCATCGTCGGAGAACTCGTTCACGACGGGCGCGGTCTTCGACCTCTCGGGCGGACGCGCCACGTACTGA
- a CDS encoding NAD(P)/FAD-dependent oxidoreductase: MGPAIEPTPEDRTLPERVDVVIVGGGVIGISTARALAEKGLSVAVCEKGHVAGEQSSRNWGWCRATHRDLRELELSLESLKLWRRIDAELGIDTGFRECGILYAADDAQALSDHEAWLARAIALVGRDALDSRIVSPDETAALMPGSTRAFAGGIFTPGDGRAEPQRAVPAMAAALRARGVLVLTPCAVRGIETSGGAISSVVTEHGRIGCASVVVAGGAWTRYFAGNLGVDVPQLMVRSSVMRTSPVEGGPEVSACNHEVGYRKRLDGGYTIANAFHSYHDITPDSFRLFAKFLPALKSQIGSIKLGLNARFFDELRRPRRWPLDRPTLFESVRTLDPVPNASFNEAALAEFRAVFPALAHARVEQAWAGYIDVTPDAVPVISGVERMPGLFIATGFSGHGFGIGPGAGRLMADLVANDTPIVDPRAFRLSRFFDGSRIEIDGGF, encoded by the coding sequence ATGGGCCCAGCCATCGAACCGACTCCCGAAGACCGCACGCTTCCCGAACGCGTCGATGTCGTTATCGTGGGCGGCGGCGTCATCGGCATCAGCACGGCGCGTGCGCTTGCGGAGAAAGGTCTGTCCGTCGCCGTGTGCGAGAAAGGCCACGTCGCGGGCGAGCAATCGAGCCGCAACTGGGGCTGGTGCCGCGCCACGCATCGCGATCTGCGCGAACTCGAACTGAGCCTCGAAAGCCTGAAGCTGTGGCGGCGTATCGATGCGGAACTCGGCATCGACACAGGCTTTCGCGAGTGCGGCATCCTCTATGCCGCCGACGACGCCCAAGCCCTCTCCGATCACGAAGCATGGCTCGCGCGCGCAATCGCGCTCGTCGGACGCGACGCACTCGACTCGCGCATCGTCTCGCCCGACGAAACCGCCGCGCTGATGCCGGGTTCGACACGCGCCTTCGCGGGCGGCATCTTCACTCCCGGCGACGGCCGCGCCGAACCGCAACGCGCCGTGCCCGCGATGGCCGCCGCGCTGCGCGCACGCGGCGTACTCGTGCTCACGCCGTGCGCGGTGCGCGGCATCGAAACGAGCGGCGGCGCGATCAGCAGCGTGGTCACCGAGCACGGACGCATCGGCTGCGCGAGCGTGGTCGTCGCGGGCGGCGCTTGGACGCGCTATTTCGCGGGCAATCTCGGCGTCGACGTGCCGCAACTCATGGTGCGATCGTCGGTCATGCGCACATCGCCCGTCGAAGGCGGCCCCGAAGTGAGCGCGTGCAATCACGAAGTGGGCTATCGCAAACGGCTCGACGGCGGCTACACGATCGCCAACGCCTTTCATAGCTATCACGACATCACGCCCGACAGCTTTCGCCTGTTCGCCAAGTTCTTGCCCGCGCTGAAGAGCCAGATCGGCTCGATCAAGCTCGGCCTCAACGCACGCTTCTTCGACGAACTGAGGCGGCCGCGCCGCTGGCCGCTCGACCGCCCCACGCTATTCGAATCGGTGCGCACGCTGGATCCGGTGCCCAACGCATCGTTCAACGAAGCCGCGCTTGCCGAGTTCCGGGCCGTCTTCCCGGCGCTCGCGCATGCGCGCGTCGAACAAGCCTGGGCCGGTTATATCGACGTGACGCCCGATGCCGTGCCCGTTATCTCCGGGGTCGAACGCATGCCCGGCCTTTTCATCGCGACGGGCTTTTCGGGCCACGGATTCGGCATCGGGCCGGGCGCGGGCAGGCTGATGGCCGATCTCGTCGCGAACGACACACCGATCGTCGATCCGCGTGCGTTCCGTTTATCGCGCTTCTTCGACGGCAGCAGGATCGAGATCGACGGCGGCTTCTGA
- a CDS encoding RbsD/FucU family protein, which translates to MLKNIDPLLNADILHALCAMGHGDEVVICDANFPADSVARQTVLGRVLRLDGVSAPRAVQALLSVLPLDTFVDHPAERMEVVGDAQALPAVQREAQKEVDAAEGRAVPFAPVERFAFYARAKAAYCVIATGEPRGYGCFIFKKGVQLAPDAPQQN; encoded by the coding sequence ATGCTGAAGAACATCGATCCGCTGCTCAACGCCGACATCCTCCACGCGCTCTGCGCAATGGGTCACGGCGACGAAGTCGTGATCTGCGACGCCAACTTCCCCGCCGATTCGGTCGCCCGTCAGACCGTGCTCGGCCGCGTGCTGCGCCTCGATGGCGTGAGCGCGCCGCGCGCCGTGCAGGCGTTGCTGTCGGTGTTGCCGCTCGATACTTTCGTCGATCATCCGGCGGAGCGCATGGAAGTTGTCGGCGATGCGCAGGCGCTGCCCGCCGTACAGCGCGAGGCGCAGAAGGAAGTCGATGCCGCAGAAGGGCGCGCGGTGCCGTTCGCGCCGGTCGAGCGTTTCGCGTTCTATGCGCGCGCGAAAGCGGCGTACTGCGTCATCGCGACGGGCGAGCCGCGCGGCTACGGCTGCTTCATCTTCAAAAAGGGCGTGCAACTCGCCCCGGACGCGCCGCAGCAAAATTGA
- a CDS encoding OsmC family protein, with the protein MQKTASVKWSGGFKDGQGFISTQTGVLKEAPYGVKARFEDGPGTNPEELVGAAHASCFTMALSLQLESAGLKAESLETKSTVTLEKVGDGFSITACQLDLKAKIPGADQAAFDKAAQAAKEGCPVSKLFAGNAKITLNAELVS; encoded by the coding sequence GTGCAAAAGACAGCATCGGTAAAATGGAGCGGCGGCTTCAAGGACGGCCAGGGTTTCATCTCGACGCAGACCGGCGTGCTTAAAGAAGCGCCCTATGGCGTCAAGGCGCGCTTCGAGGACGGTCCCGGCACGAATCCCGAAGAACTGGTCGGCGCGGCGCATGCGAGCTGCTTCACGATGGCGCTCTCGCTACAACTGGAAAGCGCGGGCCTGAAGGCCGAAAGCCTCGAAACCAAATCGACGGTTACGCTCGAAAAAGTCGGCGACGGTTTTTCGATCACCGCATGTCAGCTCGACCTGAAGGCGAAGATCCCGGGCGCAGACCAGGCCGCGTTCGACAAGGCCGCGCAGGCAGCGAAGGAAGGCTGCCCGGTATCGAAGCTGTTTGCGGGCAACGCAAAGATCACGCTGAACGCGGAACTGGTCTCGTAG
- a CDS encoding LysR family transcriptional regulator, whose protein sequence is MLPNADSIAARLRLKQLRLLIALDDHGSLHRAADEMALTQPGATKALREIEATLGATLFTRSAQGIQPNELGRCVIRYARLIHMDVAHLREEMAGILQGTGGRLAIGAITGAVSGVLVDALARLRERQPLLTVEVVEDTSARLLALLDQGRLDVAICRASVARQPDHYHYVELRDEPLAIVAGVAHVLGDAPCVELAELASSRWIVYPRIMPIHSLYEREFKEAGLPLPLHPIETASTITTVLLLQRDPTLVAMLPLDMATFLAEHGLAKRLAIAVRSRTEPYGVVTRKGAALTAPARLVIEELTRQKNTDG, encoded by the coding sequence ATGCTTCCGAATGCCGATTCGATCGCCGCGCGCCTGCGGCTCAAGCAATTGCGTCTGTTGATCGCACTCGACGATCACGGCTCGCTGCATCGCGCCGCCGACGAAATGGCGCTCACGCAGCCCGGCGCGACCAAGGCGCTGCGCGAGATCGAAGCCACGCTCGGCGCGACGCTCTTTACGCGTTCCGCGCAGGGTATCCAGCCCAACGAGCTCGGCCGCTGCGTGATCCGCTATGCGCGGCTGATTCATATGGACGTCGCGCATTTGCGCGAGGAAATGGCCGGGATTCTGCAAGGCACAGGCGGGCGGCTCGCAATCGGCGCCATTACCGGTGCGGTGTCGGGCGTACTCGTCGATGCGCTCGCGCGGCTGCGGGAGCGTCAGCCTCTTTTGACCGTGGAAGTGGTCGAGGATACGAGCGCGCGGCTCCTGGCCCTGCTCGATCAGGGACGGCTCGATGTGGCCATCTGCCGGGCAAGCGTCGCGCGCCAGCCCGATCATTACCATTACGTCGAACTGCGCGACGAGCCGCTCGCGATCGTCGCGGGCGTTGCGCACGTGCTTGGCGATGCGCCGTGCGTCGAACTCGCGGAGCTCGCATCGAGCCGATGGATCGTCTATCCGCGCATCATGCCGATTCACAGCCTCTACGAGCGCGAGTTCAAGGAAGCGGGTCTGCCGCTGCCGCTGCATCCGATAGAAACGGCGTCGACCATCACGACCGTCCTGCTGCTGCAACGCGACCCGACGCTCGTCGCGATGTTGCCGCTCGACATGGCCACGTTTCTCGCGGAACACGGACTCGCGAAGCGGTTGGCTATAGCGGTGCGTTCGCGCACGGAGCCGTACGGCGTGGTGACGCGCAAGGGCGCGGCGCTGACGGCGCCGGCGCGGCTCGTGATCGAAGAACTCACGCGGCAAAAAAATACGGACGGGTGA
- a CDS encoding succinylglutamate desuccinylase/aspartoacylase family protein — translation MQVHHHPLVGASLGTGRALTSYHFGPDHADDGNESRPKVYIQASLHADELPGMVVAWYLKRRFAELEVSGRLAARIVLVPLANPAGLNQHWFGTQMGRFEMRSGQDFNRRFPELGPELAMQLKPHLTDDATHNARLIRAALRDALATRAAATELDSQRITLMRLACDADLVIDLHCDWEAVAHLYTTPETWPAIEPLARYLGSEAQLLADVSGGEPFDEACASAWRYLRGAFADRFPIPAGLTPVTLELRGVRDVSHETAARDAQAIIDYLTHAGMVAGEAPVPPPLRHPATPLAGCEYIHSPVSGVILHRCEIGATVRAGETIAEVLDPLEDRLTPLVAQTGGVLYARHWTRFATAGMLVARIAGREAARTGDLLVP, via the coding sequence ATGCAGGTCCATCATCATCCTCTCGTGGGCGCGTCGCTCGGCACCGGGCGAGCGCTCACGAGCTACCATTTCGGCCCCGACCACGCCGACGACGGCAACGAGTCGCGGCCCAAGGTCTACATTCAGGCGTCGCTGCATGCGGACGAACTGCCGGGCATGGTCGTCGCGTGGTATCTGAAGCGCCGCTTCGCGGAGCTTGAGGTGTCCGGGCGGCTCGCGGCGCGCATCGTGCTCGTGCCGCTCGCCAATCCGGCGGGCCTGAACCAGCACTGGTTCGGCACGCAGATGGGTCGCTTCGAAATGCGTTCCGGGCAGGATTTCAACCGGCGCTTCCCCGAACTCGGTCCCGAACTGGCGATGCAGCTCAAGCCGCATCTCACCGACGATGCCACGCACAATGCCCGTCTGATCCGCGCGGCGCTGCGCGATGCGCTTGCGACACGCGCGGCCGCGACGGAACTGGATTCGCAACGCATCACGCTGATGCGGCTCGCATGCGACGCGGATCTCGTCATCGATCTGCATTGCGACTGGGAGGCCGTCGCGCATCTCTACACGACGCCCGAAACGTGGCCCGCAATCGAGCCGCTCGCGCGCTATCTCGGCAGCGAGGCTCAGTTGCTCGCGGACGTATCCGGCGGCGAGCCGTTCGACGAGGCGTGTGCGTCGGCGTGGCGCTATCTGCGCGGCGCGTTCGCGGACCGCTTTCCGATTCCGGCGGGTCTCACGCCTGTCACGCTGGAACTGCGCGGCGTGCGGGACGTGTCGCACGAAACCGCCGCGCGCGATGCGCAGGCGATCATCGACTATCTGACGCATGCTGGCATGGTCGCGGGCGAGGCACCGGTGCCGCCGCCGCTGCGCCATCCCGCGACGCCGCTTGCAGGGTGCGAATACATCCACTCGCCGGTGTCGGGCGTGATTCTGCACCGGTGCGAGATCGGCGCTACGGTGCGCGCGGGCGAGACGATCGCTGAGGTGCTCGATCCGCTCGAAGACCGCCTGACGCCGCTTGTCGCGCAGACCGGCGGCGTGCTCTACGCGCGCCACTGGACGCGTTTCGCGACGGCGGGGATGCTGGTCGCGCGCATCGCGGGCAGGGAAGCGGCGCGTACCGGCGATCTGCTCGTGCCCTAG
- a CDS encoding MFS transporter gives METFAAPHDAAHDDARIYRKVFWRFVPLFVACFVFSYLDRINISFAKLQMQSELGFSDAMYGFGASVFFVGYFLFEVPSNVILHRVGAKRWIARIMITWGIASACMMFVRTDTWFYVLRFLIGALEAGFVPGALYFFTKWFPSSRRGRINSFFMASIALCGIIGSPLSGAIMKFCDGLNGMPGWQWLFLLEGIPSVLLGFVVLAFVDDEVDHAKWLDAGEKRALKDQLARDPKVGEVHSLKAAFSEPVTLVMALIYLFLAMGIYGLVFWMPQLVKTAGTSDPFMIGLISMLPYLVAGIGMILIGKHSDRTGERRWHLGACALAGAGGYVLCGLFPGNTVLLVIGLTIAATGIITSLGLFWILPTRFLSGIAAASGIALINSVGQFGGIISPYMVGKVKTMTGSATPGLYAIAFACLLGAILIVWGLPRRLYFRESGSE, from the coding sequence GTGGAAACTTTCGCTGCCCCGCACGACGCGGCGCACGACGACGCCCGGATCTACCGCAAGGTGTTCTGGCGTTTCGTGCCGCTGTTCGTCGCGTGCTTTGTGTTCTCGTATCTCGACCGCATCAACATCAGCTTCGCGAAGCTGCAGATGCAAAGCGAACTCGGCTTCTCCGACGCGATGTACGGCTTCGGCGCAAGCGTGTTCTTCGTCGGCTATTTTCTGTTCGAGGTGCCGAGCAACGTTATCCTGCATCGCGTGGGCGCGAAGCGCTGGATCGCGCGCATCATGATCACATGGGGCATTGCGTCGGCCTGCATGATGTTCGTGCGCACCGATACGTGGTTCTACGTGCTGCGTTTTCTGATCGGCGCGCTCGAGGCGGGCTTCGTGCCGGGCGCGTTGTACTTCTTCACGAAGTGGTTTCCGTCGTCGCGGCGCGGGCGCATCAATTCGTTCTTCATGGCGTCGATTGCGCTGTGCGGCATCATCGGCAGCCCGCTGTCGGGCGCGATCATGAAGTTCTGCGACGGCCTCAACGGCATGCCCGGCTGGCAATGGCTATTTCTGCTGGAAGGCATTCCGTCGGTGCTGCTGGGCTTCGTCGTGCTCGCGTTCGTCGATGACGAAGTCGATCACGCGAAATGGCTCGATGCCGGCGAAAAGCGCGCGCTCAAGGACCAGCTCGCGCGCGATCCGAAAGTGGGCGAGGTGCATTCGCTCAAGGCCGCGTTCAGCGAACCCGTCACGCTCGTGATGGCGCTCATCTATCTGTTCCTCGCCATGGGAATCTACGGTCTCGTCTTCTGGATGCCGCAGCTCGTGAAGACCGCGGGCACGAGCGATCCGTTCATGATCGGCCTGATTTCGATGCTGCCTTATCTCGTCGCGGGCATCGGCATGATTCTGATCGGCAAGCACTCGGACCGCACCGGCGAACGCCGCTGGCATCTCGGCGCATGCGCGCTCGCGGGCGCGGGGGGCTATGTGCTGTGCGGCCTCTTTCCGGGCAATACGGTGCTGCTCGTGATCGGCCTCACCATCGCGGCGACGGGCATCATCACGTCGCTCGGGCTGTTCTGGATCTTGCCGACGCGCTTTCTGTCCGGCATCGCGGCGGCGAGCGGCATTGCGCTCATCAACTCGGTGGGACAGTTCGGCGGCATCATCAGCCCGTACATGGTCGGCAAAGTGAAGACGATGACCGGCAGCGCGACGCCCGGCCTCTACGCAATTGCGTTCGCGTGTTTGCTCGGCGCGATATTGATCGTGTGGGGGCTGCCGCGCCGGCTGTACTTTCGCGAGAGCGGCAGCGAGTAA
- a CDS encoding ABC transporter substrate-binding protein has translation MSFKKSASFALSSIIAALAVVSFSAQAKEITQIRFAVDPSYPPFESKQADGKLAGFDIDLGNALCAQMKVKCVWVENNFDGMIPGLKARKFDAVLSDMGITEERLKQIDFTDPLYDTHAQLVARAGSGILPTPQALKGKRVGVEQGTVQERYAKAKWEPQGVTVVPYADEEQVETDLVAGRIDAMFTDAAQAAIGFLKKPQGKSFALVGPIVEDKALIGPGTAIGLRKGDADLKNGLNTAFAEIKKNGTFKRIMAKYFETDISIH, from the coding sequence ATGTCATTCAAGAAGTCCGCATCATTCGCGCTGAGTTCGATCATTGCCGCACTTGCAGTCGTTTCGTTCTCCGCGCAAGCCAAAGAAATCACGCAGATCCGTTTCGCCGTCGATCCGTCCTATCCTCCGTTCGAATCCAAGCAAGCCGACGGCAAGCTCGCCGGCTTCGACATCGACCTCGGCAACGCCCTGTGCGCGCAGATGAAAGTCAAGTGCGTGTGGGTCGAGAACAATTTCGACGGCATGATTCCCGGCCTCAAGGCGCGCAAGTTCGACGCCGTGCTGTCCGACATGGGCATCACCGAAGAGCGTCTGAAGCAGATCGATTTCACCGATCCGCTATACGACACGCACGCGCAACTCGTCGCGCGCGCGGGTTCGGGCATTCTGCCGACGCCGCAGGCGCTGAAGGGCAAGCGCGTCGGCGTGGAGCAGGGCACCGTGCAGGAGCGTTACGCGAAGGCCAAGTGGGAACCGCAGGGCGTGACGGTCGTGCCTTACGCGGATGAGGAACAGGTCGAGACGGACCTCGTCGCCGGCCGCATCGACGCGATGTTCACGGATGCCGCGCAGGCCGCCATCGGCTTTCTGAAGAAGCCGCAGGGCAAGTCGTTCGCGCTCGTCGGGCCGATCGTCGAGGACAAGGCCCTCATTGGTCCGGGCACGGCTATCGGCCTGCGCAAAGGCGACGCCGACCTGAAGAACGGGCTGAACACGGCATTCGCCGAGATCAAGAAGAACGGCACGTTCAAGCGCATCATGGCGAAATACTTCGAGACCGATATCTCGATCCATTAA
- a CDS encoding GGDEF domain-containing protein, whose amino-acid sequence MLVAPIPSNEPERLATLRTLKILDTPAEERFDRLTRLARRVFDVPIALVSLIDENRQWFKSCAGLGAQETPRDISFCGHAILHDDVFMIPDARADIRFNDNPLVTGDPGIRFYAGQPLVVPNGAKLGTLCVIDTRPRELDDEALGLLRDLAHIAEQEIAAIELATVDELTLIANRRGFEALAQHALNVCKRVGREAALLFFDLDDFKRINDTFGHAEGDRALATFAAALRASLRESDVIGRLGGDEFVALLTDAGHDETRHALERLRLALAASNAASERGYQIRFSVGQTQFDAARHASVIDLLAASDSKMYAHKAAQKNGQGR is encoded by the coding sequence ATGCTCGTCGCACCGATCCCCAGCAACGAACCCGAGCGCCTCGCCACGCTGCGCACGCTCAAGATCCTCGATACGCCGGCGGAGGAGCGTTTCGACCGGCTGACGCGCCTCGCACGCCGCGTGTTCGACGTGCCGATCGCGCTCGTGAGCCTGATCGACGAAAACCGCCAGTGGTTCAAGTCGTGCGCGGGACTTGGCGCACAGGAAACCCCGCGCGACATTTCCTTCTGCGGACACGCGATTCTTCACGACGACGTCTTCATGATCCCCGACGCCCGCGCGGACATCCGCTTCAACGACAATCCGCTCGTCACGGGCGATCCGGGCATTCGCTTTTATGCGGGTCAGCCGCTCGTCGTGCCCAACGGCGCGAAGCTCGGGACGCTCTGCGTGATCGACACGCGCCCGCGCGAACTGGATGACGAAGCACTCGGTCTGTTGCGCGATCTCGCGCATATCGCCGAGCAGGAGATTGCGGCGATCGAACTCGCGACCGTCGACGAGCTGACGCTGATCGCCAACCGCCGCGGCTTCGAGGCGCTTGCGCAGCATGCGCTGAACGTCTGCAAGCGCGTGGGCCGCGAGGCTGCGCTGCTGTTTTTCGATCTCGACGATTTCAAGCGCATCAACGACACCTTCGGCCACGCGGAAGGCGATCGCGCGCTCGCGACCTTTGCCGCCGCGTTGCGCGCGTCGCTGCGGGAAAGCGATGTCATCGGCCGTCTCGGCGGCGACGAGTTCGTCGCGCTGCTAACCGACGCCGGCCACGACGAAACGCGCCACGCGCTCGAACGTCTGCGTCTCGCGCTGGCGGCGAGCAACGCGGCGTCCGAGCGCGGCTATCAGATTCGCTTCAGCGTCGGGCAGACGCAGTTCGATGCAGCGCGGCATGCGTCGGTGATCGACCTGCTCGCCGCAAGCGACAGCAAGATGTACGCGCACAAGGCCGCTCAGAAGAACGGCCAGGGGCGTTAG
- a CDS encoding fumarylacetoacetate hydrolase family protein → MKLLRYGAPGREKPGLLDSSGAIRDLSGVIGDIAGEALLPESLARLAKLDPATLPIVPAGERIGPCVGRIGKFICIGLNYADHAAESNLPVPSEPVVFNKWLSAVVGPNDDVRIPRGSKKTDWEVELGVVIGKGGAYIDEADALSHVAGYCVINDVSEREYQIERGGTWDKGKGCDTFGPIGPWLVTADEVPDPHKLPLWLEVDGKRYQNGNTSTMIFKVGEIVSYLSRFMSLQPGDVISTGTPPGVGMGQKPEAVYLRAGQTMRLGIEGLGEQQQRTVDA, encoded by the coding sequence ATGAAGCTCCTGCGATACGGCGCGCCCGGGCGCGAAAAGCCCGGCCTTCTCGATTCCAGCGGCGCTATCCGCGACTTGTCCGGCGTCATCGGCGATATCGCGGGCGAAGCGCTGCTGCCCGAATCGCTCGCGCGTCTCGCGAAGCTCGATCCGGCCACGTTGCCGATCGTGCCCGCGGGCGAGCGCATTGGCCCGTGCGTGGGGCGCATCGGCAAGTTCATCTGCATCGGGCTGAACTACGCCGATCACGCGGCGGAATCGAATCTGCCTGTGCCGTCCGAGCCGGTCGTGTTCAACAAGTGGCTCTCGGCGGTCGTCGGGCCGAACGACGACGTGCGCATTCCGCGCGGCTCGAAAAAGACCGACTGGGAAGTGGAACTGGGCGTCGTGATCGGCAAGGGTGGCGCATACATCGACGAAGCCGATGCGCTGAGCCACGTCGCCGGTTATTGCGTGATCAACGACGTCTCCGAGCGCGAATATCAGATCGAGCGCGGCGGCACGTGGGACAAGGGCAAGGGTTGCGATACCTTCGGCCCGATCGGTCCGTGGCTCGTCACCGCCGACGAAGTGCCCGATCCGCACAAGCTGCCGCTCTGGCTCGAAGTCGACGGCAAGCGTTATCAGAACGGCAACACCAGCACGATGATCTTCAAGGTCGGCGAGATCGTCTCGTATCTTTCGCGCTTCATGAGCCTGCAGCCGGGCGATGTCATCTCGACGGGCACGCCGCCGGGCGTCGGCATGGGACAGAAGCCGGAAGCGGTCTATCTTCGCGCGGGACAGACGATGCGTCTCGGCATCGAAGGCCTCGGTGAGCAACAGCAACGCACGGTGGACGCATGA